The following are encoded in a window of Sutcliffiella horikoshii genomic DNA:
- a CDS encoding ABC transporter ATP-binding protein, with amino-acid sequence MIETINLTKKYGKFTALDSLNLKVDKGTVFGFVGHNGAGKSTTFSILSTLLAPTSGTAFVNGYDVTKNPKMVRKYIGYMPDFFGVYDQFKTDEYLDFYGASYGIPLEERQKLIPQLLELVNLTDKKDAYVDVLSRGMKQRLCLARALIHDPEVLILDEPASGLDPRARIEMREILRELKSMGKTIMISSHILPELAEMCDEIGVINGGKLVATGRVEEIHQQLQANKVLKVLILKDIDKAIRFFEDIPSVSNIQLSEQRENLLSFSFEGTDEEQVDLLKKALDSGLMILSLSQEESNLEDIFLEITKGVE; translated from the coding sequence ATGATAGAGACCATTAATCTTACAAAAAAATATGGTAAATTTACAGCATTGGATTCGTTAAATTTAAAGGTTGATAAAGGTACAGTATTTGGGTTTGTCGGACACAATGGAGCTGGAAAATCTACCACATTTTCCATCCTATCTACCCTTCTTGCACCTACATCCGGGACTGCTTTTGTAAACGGATATGATGTGACGAAAAATCCAAAAATGGTTCGGAAGTATATTGGGTATATGCCTGATTTCTTTGGGGTTTATGACCAGTTCAAAACAGATGAATATTTGGACTTTTATGGAGCAAGTTATGGAATTCCTTTAGAAGAAAGACAGAAGCTGATTCCTCAGCTTCTAGAGCTTGTAAATCTGACAGATAAGAAAGATGCTTACGTAGATGTGTTGTCAAGGGGGATGAAGCAACGTCTTTGTCTTGCAAGAGCATTGATTCACGACCCGGAAGTATTAATTTTGGATGAACCGGCATCAGGACTGGATCCAAGGGCAAGGATTGAAATGAGGGAAATATTGAGGGAATTGAAAAGCATGGGGAAAACCATCATGATTTCTTCTCATATCCTGCCAGAACTTGCGGAGATGTGTGACGAAATTGGCGTCATTAATGGCGGGAAGCTTGTTGCTACAGGAAGAGTGGAAGAAATCCATCAACAACTTCAAGCCAATAAGGTCCTGAAAGTACTCATTCTTAAAGATATTGATAAAGCCATCAGGTTTTTTGAAGATATACCTAGTGTTTCCAACATTCAACTAAGCGAACAACGAGAAAATCTCCTCTCCTTCTCATTTGAAGGGACCGACGAGGAACAAGTTGATTTGTTAAAGAAAGCATTAGATTCTGGTTTGATGATTCTTAGTTTAAGTCAAGAAGAATCGAACCTGGAAGATATCTTCTTAGAAATTACAAAGGGTGTGGAATAA
- a CDS encoding ABC transporter permease, with translation MKAQLINPMLNKEFKLRFRSFKSFLGILFYLGVLGLIALFYIYMETRFNTMGMFRAENSKNMFMILAFVQLALIFFMTPGLTAGIISSEREKQTLNILLTTQQSSTSIIISKLVSSLSFLLLIVISSLPLYSIVFLFGGISPKLLILTFGVYLLSMATLGSIGVFFSTLIRKTIVAMVCTYGVAFFLAAGTAIITMFTISFTQYGATGAQSNPLPYFIAMFNPFGVMLALFEPGAAMELKNVTGIDMHLGIGLIISYITISIVLILLSIKKLRPNMRSRKG, from the coding sequence ATGAAAGCTCAACTTATCAACCCCATGTTAAATAAAGAGTTCAAGTTACGCTTCAGGAGTTTCAAAAGCTTCTTGGGGATATTATTCTACCTAGGTGTGCTAGGATTAATCGCCTTATTTTATATTTACATGGAAACTAGATTCAACACGATGGGTATGTTCCGGGCAGAAAACAGTAAAAACATGTTCATGATCTTAGCTTTTGTGCAGTTGGCTTTAATCTTCTTTATGACCCCTGGATTGACAGCTGGAATCATAAGCAGTGAGCGGGAAAAACAGACATTGAACATTCTTTTGACCACACAGCAATCTTCTACAAGTATCATTATCAGCAAGCTGGTGTCATCCCTATCATTTTTATTATTAATTGTAATCTCGAGCTTGCCGTTATATAGCATCGTATTTTTATTTGGTGGAATTTCACCAAAGCTACTGATATTGACTTTCGGTGTTTATTTGCTCTCTATGGCTACTTTGGGAAGTATTGGCGTTTTCTTCTCCACGCTAATACGGAAAACGATTGTAGCGATGGTATGTACGTATGGTGTAGCATTTTTCCTTGCTGCGGGAACAGCAATTATTACCATGTTCACAATTAGTTTTACGCAATATGGAGCAACTGGAGCACAGTCAAACCCACTTCCATACTTTATCGCCATGTTTAATCCCTTTGGTGTCATGCTAGCTCTGTTTGAGCCTGGTGCAGCAATGGAATTGAAGAATGTGACTGGAATAGATATGCACCTGGGTATAGGGTTGATCATTTCATATATCACTATATCAATCGTTTTGATTTTACTTAGTATTAAAAAGTTACGCCCAAATATGAGATCACGAAAAGGGTAG